In Nicotiana tabacum cultivar K326 chromosome 21, ASM71507v2, whole genome shotgun sequence, one DNA window encodes the following:
- the LOC107821025 gene encoding uncharacterized protein LOC107821025 isoform X2: MIRRSPLPQRDLRPRHSTPDLSPHPDKSRLNDKSGEPSEVLWIGFPAQLKVDEFILRKAFSPFGQIDKITAFPGRTYAFVRYKNVMAACRAKETLQGKLFGNPRVHICFARSESGTSNKERSSMNDSPSSHLRSYGHIGSSENLRHGRDFGNASGDHGMRSPRFNSDMDPGDSRLVGFGRRGNSWAGEDGALDRRRFPALDSELGHGDNAYNQRSPPRKRVLDIREFSPQRFPRQDPLYDDSWDLPEDPLVFHEAKKLKTSSYPPENELPEYPFTDMEPAKHRGYHEFSQAQVLDKNFDSGSLVHRQIPERMMNSNLPYPEENERWNSRFDGFKVGSGQLASNAEQKRLTPEPHPSSMNTEWKWEGTIAKGGTAVCRARCFPVGKHLDMNLPVFLDCTARTSLDMLAKHYYQAAGSWVVFFVPASDPDMAFYNEFMNYLGEKQRAAVAKLDDRTTMFLVPPSDFSEKVLKVPGKLSISGVVLRLEPTGPSYASLHQQPENNESSVTGFQGMTSFAKPISPSGPNSALTSYPTTQRPGLSSNMSFPGIDTGPPAASFPGSLHPSGNFSEPLSGDRNNYMANQQYPAMGQNWSSHDMQNMNPGAKNITSQSSGGRNDPAMVQGYNPVMPSTGHESSSFYRGEVSSIHSNGNNRPPLEAKTPMSAPLQSEQLALLASSLLGQQRQSGVTPTGQDPRQSGTAYMPDNSYRPQQNLPPLNNQAVDLSSSQFGQMQHLLQQQQQQQPTMSLPGPPPRDLQHGTQLNQLQTAADEETDPQKRLQATLQLAAALLHQIQQGKGT, from the exons ATGATAAGAAGATCTCCACTTCCACAAAGGGACTTGAGGCCTCGCCACTCTACTCCTGACTTATCACCACATCCGGACAAATCAAGGTTAAATGATAAGAGTGGAGAACCCAGTGAGGTTTTATGGATTGGGTTTCCTGCACAATTGAAAGTAGACGAATTTATTTTACGAAAAGCCTTTTCCCCATTTGGACAAATAGATAAGATTACTGCATTTCCTGGTAGAACTTATGCCTTTGTTCGATACAAGAATGTGATGGCAGCTTGCAGGGCAAAAGAAACGTTACAAGGAAAATTATTTGGCAACCCTCGTGTACATATTTGTTTTGCGAGGTCGGAATCTGGAACCTCTAACAAGGAGAGGAGCTCAATGAATGATTCACCATCCTCACATTTGAGATCATATGGGCACATTGGTTCTTCTGAGAACCTTCGGCATGGTAGGGACTTTGGTAATGCTTCTGGAGATCATGGCATGAGGTCTCCAAGGTTTAACTCAGATATGGATCCTGGTGATTCTCGTCTTGTTGGTTTTGGCAGAAGGGGTAATTCATGGGCAGGTGAAGATGGTGCACTTGACAGGAGGAGATTTCCAGCTCTGGATTCTGAACTGGGGCATGGGGACAATGCTTACAATCAGCGTAGTCCTCCAAGGAAAAGAGTTTTAGACATACGTGAGTTTTCTCCTCAGCGGTTCCCTAGACAAGATCCATTGTATGATGATTCATGGGACTTGCCTGAGGATCCTTTAGTCTTTCATGAAGCTAAGAAACTGAAGACCAGCTCCTATCCTCCAGAAAATGAGCTTCCAGAATATCCTTTCACTGATATGGAACCAGCAAAACACAGGGGGTACCATGAATTTTCTCAAGCCCAGGTTCTTGATAAAAACTTTGATTCTGGATCTCTTGTTCATAGACAGATCCCTGAGCGGATGATGAACTCGAATCTACCTTATCCGGAGGAGAATGAACGATGGAATTCACGTTTTGATGGTTTTAAGGTGGGGTCTGGTCAATTGGCTTCAAATGCTGAGCAGAAAAGATTGACTCCTGAACCACATCCCTCATCCATGAAtactgagtggaaatgggaaggTACAATAGCCAAGGGAGGAACTGCTGTCTGTCGCGCTCGATGCTTTCCTGTGGGCAAACATCTAGACATGAACTT ACCTGTATTCTTAGACTGCACAGCAAGGACTAGTTTAGACATGCTTGCAAAGCATTACTATCAAGCAGCTGGTTCTTGGGTTGTCTTCTTTGTTCCAGCTAGTGATCCTGACATGGCATTTTACAATGAATTCATGAATTATCTTGGTGAGAAGCAGCGAGCTGCTGTGGCGAAATTGGATGATAGGACCACTATGTTTCTTGTACCTCCTTCAGACTTCTCTGAGAAAGTCCTTAAAGTGCCAGGAAAACTGAGCATCTCTGGTGTTGTTTTGAGATTAGAACCTACTGGTCCCAGTTATGCGTCTCTTCACCAACAGCCTGAAAATAATGAAAGCAGTGTTACCGGTTTCCAGGGCATGACATCGTTTGCCAAGCCGATATCGCCTTCTGGGCCTAATTCCGCACTTACATCTTACCCAACTACTCAGAGGCCAGGACTCAGTAGTAATATGTCTTTTCCTGGCATAGATACAGGACCTCCAGCTGCTTCATTTCCAGGCTCTCTTCACCCAAGTGGTAACTTTTCGGAGCCACTTAGTGGAGACAGGAATAATTACATGGCCAATCAGCAGTACCCTGCCATGGGACAGAACTGGTCTTCCCATGATATGCAGAACATGAATCCTGGTGCTAAGAATATCACCTCACAATCATCCGGTGGCAGAAATGATCCTGCAATGGTTCAGGGATATAATCCGGTCATGCCTAGTACAGGACATGAAAGTTCAAGCTTCTACAGGGGTGAAGTTTCAAGTATCCATTCAAATGGGAATAACAGACCTCCTCTGGAGGCAAAGACACCAATGTCAGCACCTCTTCAATCAGAACAACTTGCATTGTTAGCCTCATCACTTCTTGGACAGCAGAGACAATCTGGGGTTACACCCACAGGACAAGATCCTAGACAATCAGGCACCGCTTACATGCCTGACAACTCATACAGACCACAGCAGAATCTTCCGCCCTTAAACAATCAGGCTGTTGATCTTTCATCATCACAGTTTGGTCAAATGCAGCATTTGcttcagcagcagcagcaacaacaaccaacTATGAGTTTGCCAGGCCCACCTCCGAGAGATCTTCAACATGGCACTCAATTGAACCAACTGCAGACTGCAGCAGATGAGGAAACGGACCCACAGAAGCGCTTGCAGGCAACATTGCAGTTGGCAGCAGCtcttcttcatcaaattcaacagGGTAAAGGGACCTAA